One Amycolatopsis sp. NBC_00355 genomic window carries:
- a CDS encoding acyl-CoA dehydrogenase family protein, with protein MDVFESDEARDLRAAVGAIAAPFGGRYYVEHARAGRECTELWHALGDAGFIGVNIPEEYGGGGRGLAELTIVIEESAAKGAPILLLLVTEAISAEVITEFGTPEQRKEWLPGIASGRTKVVFAITEPDAGSNTHKLATTARRDGDEWVVDGEKYYISGVDTADALLLVARTGRDPGGTAQLSLFLVPVDAPGLTVTPLPVDVMLPEKQFTLHFDGVRLPVSALVGEEGAGFRQVFHGLNPERITGAALCVGIARYALDVAARYARERTVWDRPIGVHQGVSHPLAKAKIETELAALMTHRAAALHDAGQPAGEASNMAKYAAAEAALAAVDAAIQTHGGNGVSADFGLLPYWGLARLLRIAPVNREMILNFVAQHSLGLPRSY; from the coding sequence GTGGACGTGTTCGAGAGCGACGAGGCTCGTGACCTGCGGGCCGCGGTCGGCGCCATCGCCGCCCCGTTCGGGGGCCGGTACTACGTCGAACACGCGCGTGCAGGCCGTGAGTGCACCGAGTTGTGGCACGCGCTCGGCGACGCAGGCTTCATCGGCGTCAACATCCCCGAGGAATACGGCGGGGGCGGCCGCGGCCTGGCCGAGCTGACCATCGTGATCGAGGAAAGCGCGGCCAAGGGAGCGCCGATCCTGCTGCTGCTCGTCACCGAAGCCATCTCCGCCGAGGTGATCACCGAGTTCGGCACGCCGGAGCAGCGCAAGGAGTGGCTGCCCGGCATCGCGAGCGGCCGGACGAAGGTCGTCTTCGCCATCACCGAGCCCGACGCCGGCTCCAACACCCACAAGCTGGCCACCACCGCCCGCCGCGACGGCGACGAGTGGGTGGTCGACGGCGAGAAGTACTACATCTCCGGCGTCGACACCGCCGACGCGCTGCTGCTCGTCGCCCGCACCGGCCGCGACCCCGGCGGGACCGCGCAGCTCTCGCTGTTCCTGGTCCCGGTGGACGCGCCCGGCCTCACGGTGACGCCGCTGCCGGTGGACGTCATGCTCCCGGAGAAGCAGTTCACGCTGCACTTCGACGGCGTCCGGCTGCCCGTGTCGGCGCTCGTCGGCGAGGAGGGCGCGGGCTTCCGGCAGGTCTTCCACGGCCTCAACCCGGAACGCATCACCGGCGCCGCGCTCTGCGTCGGCATCGCGCGCTACGCCCTCGACGTCGCCGCCCGCTACGCCCGGGAGCGGACCGTCTGGGACCGGCCGATCGGCGTCCACCAGGGGGTTTCGCACCCCCTGGCCAAGGCCAAGATCGAAACGGAGCTGGCCGCCCTGATGACGCACCGGGCCGCCGCGCTGCACGACGCCGGCCAGCCGGCGGGGGAGGCGTCGAACATGGCCAAGTACGCCGCCGCGGAGGCCGCGCTGGCCGCCGTCGACGCCGCGATCCAGACCCACGGCGGCAACGGCGTCTCGGCGGACTTCGGGCTGCTGCCGTACTGGGGGCTGGCCCGGTTGCTGCGGATCGCCCCGGTGAACCGCGAAATGATCCTCAACTTCGTCGCGCAGCACAGCCTCGGGCTGCCCCGGTCCTACTAG
- a CDS encoding TetR/AcrR family transcriptional regulator: protein MTAVPSASPATRRRRDPERRERILTAAAELTARRGFHAIGMADIGAEAGIVGSGVYRHFENKDAILVALLDRVMARLQDGAAAIHAGAPADHAVLSGLIRDHIRVAIEDRTVLAVYHREVHNLPEDDRRRLRRAQRHYLEDWVHVLAPLRPDLADGELRLAVHAAIGAVQSTLFFRSGLAPERLAALLDEMAHACLGVPSTPPAPSASVNGE, encoded by the coding sequence ATGACGGCAGTCCCCTCGGCTTCCCCGGCCACCCGAAGACGGCGCGACCCCGAGCGGCGCGAGCGGATCCTGACCGCCGCGGCCGAGCTCACCGCGCGGCGCGGGTTCCACGCGATCGGCATGGCCGACATCGGCGCGGAGGCGGGCATCGTCGGGTCCGGCGTCTACCGGCACTTCGAGAACAAGGACGCGATCCTGGTCGCGCTGCTCGACCGCGTGATGGCCCGGCTGCAGGACGGCGCCGCGGCCATCCACGCCGGCGCGCCCGCCGACCACGCCGTGCTTTCCGGCCTGATCAGGGATCACATCCGGGTCGCCATCGAGGACCGCACCGTGCTGGCGGTCTACCACCGCGAAGTCCACAACCTGCCCGAGGACGACCGGCGGCGGCTGCGCCGGGCGCAGCGGCACTACCTCGAGGACTGGGTCCACGTGCTCGCGCCGCTGCGGCCCGACCTCGCCGACGGCGAGCTGCGCCTGGCCGTGCACGCGGCGATCGGCGCGGTGCAGTCCACGCTGTTCTTCCGCAGCGGCCTCGCCCCGGAACGGCTCGCGGCCCTGCTCGACGAAATGGCGCACGCCTGCCTCGGCGTCCCGTCGACGCCACCGGCACCATCCGCGTCAGTGAATGGCGAATAA
- a CDS encoding AMP-binding protein: MTTPGESAIDVETLRGRRAVHRWERTSVGDVFERLTWSRPDQVAISAAEGACGEEQFAAVTYREADRAANRLAHALTTAGLVPGDRVLLFCENTVEAFLAKIGIAKAGMVAVPLNPGLAPDVLEHLVRQTGPRLAIVDAELWPRLEGVAGVRVGATITVGGGPVAGTPSFGAFLAGQPDTEPDVEIHGDDIFQLLFTSGTTAMPKGVMLSHSYAHLAGLNFALSLTRGLRHETDLRVCTFLPMIYHVGDALFTYSTFLAGGTLILGRRPVPGPVAVSLARSRATAVWAGSPQFVTALTDEIDARGDLDLTSLTTLVYGWGALTPEVLRRLEARTAPGFVTVGIFGQTEAIACHRFWPSAWPEVHARTAPAMNYVGVPSGLLASDVVDELGEPVRGVPGEAVYRSPVMTAGYYRDAEATREAFRGGWFHSGDSAVVDEDGLRVMVDRYKDIVKTGGENVSSMRVEAVLHQHPAVLRAAVVGLPHEHWGEAVTAVVVPRGSASEADLIAFCRKRLAGYESPKRIVFAETLPETVGGKILKYKLRAEHATLYR, translated from the coding sequence ATGACCACACCCGGTGAGAGCGCCATCGACGTCGAGACGCTGCGCGGCCGCCGCGCGGTGCACCGCTGGGAACGGACGTCGGTCGGCGACGTCTTCGAGCGGCTCACCTGGAGCCGGCCGGACCAGGTCGCGATCTCCGCGGCCGAGGGCGCGTGCGGCGAAGAGCAGTTCGCGGCCGTGACCTACCGGGAAGCCGACCGGGCCGCCAACCGGCTCGCGCACGCCCTGACCACGGCCGGGCTCGTGCCCGGCGACCGGGTGCTGCTGTTCTGCGAGAACACCGTCGAGGCGTTCCTCGCCAAGATCGGGATCGCGAAGGCGGGCATGGTCGCCGTCCCGCTGAACCCCGGCCTCGCCCCGGACGTCCTCGAGCACCTCGTGCGGCAGACCGGACCACGCCTCGCGATCGTCGACGCCGAACTCTGGCCGCGGCTCGAAGGCGTCGCGGGCGTGCGCGTCGGGGCCACCATCACCGTCGGCGGCGGCCCGGTCGCGGGCACCCCGTCGTTCGGCGCGTTCCTCGCCGGGCAGCCGGACACCGAGCCGGACGTCGAGATCCACGGCGACGACATCTTCCAGCTGCTGTTCACCTCCGGCACCACCGCGATGCCGAAGGGCGTGATGCTCTCGCACAGCTACGCGCACCTGGCCGGGCTGAACTTCGCGCTGTCGCTCACGCGCGGCCTGCGGCACGAGACGGATCTGCGCGTCTGCACGTTCCTGCCGATGATCTACCACGTCGGCGACGCGCTGTTCACGTACTCGACGTTCCTCGCCGGCGGCACGCTCATCCTCGGCCGCCGTCCGGTCCCCGGCCCGGTCGCGGTGTCCCTGGCGCGGTCACGAGCCACCGCGGTCTGGGCGGGGTCACCCCAGTTCGTCACCGCGCTGACCGACGAGATCGACGCTCGCGGCGACCTCGACCTGACTTCCCTGACGACGCTCGTCTACGGCTGGGGTGCCCTCACCCCCGAGGTGCTGCGGCGGCTGGAAGCTCGGACCGCGCCCGGATTCGTCACGGTCGGGATCTTCGGGCAGACCGAAGCCATCGCCTGCCACCGGTTCTGGCCGTCGGCGTGGCCGGAGGTGCACGCGCGCACGGCGCCCGCGATGAACTACGTCGGCGTGCCGAGCGGGCTGCTCGCCTCCGACGTCGTCGACGAACTGGGCGAACCGGTCCGCGGCGTGCCGGGCGAGGCCGTCTACCGGTCCCCGGTAATGACGGCCGGCTACTACCGCGACGCGGAGGCGACCCGCGAGGCGTTCCGCGGCGGCTGGTTCCACTCCGGCGACTCGGCGGTCGTCGACGAAGACGGCTTGCGCGTGATGGTGGACAGGTACAAGGACATCGTGAAGACGGGCGGCGAGAACGTCTCGAGCATGCGCGTCGAGGCGGTGCTCCACCAGCACCCGGCGGTCCTGCGCGCCGCCGTTGTCGGGCTGCCGCACGAGCACTGGGGTGAAGCGGTGACGGCGGTGGTCGTCCCCCGCGGTTCCGCTTCCGAAGCCGACCTGATCGCGTTCTGCCGCAAACGCCTGGCCGGCTACGAAAGCCCGAAGCGCATCGTGTTCGCCGAGACCCTGCCGGAGACCGTGGGCGGCAAGATCCTCAAGTACAAGCTCCGCGCAGAGCACGCGACTCTGTACCGCTAG
- a CDS encoding RICIN domain-containing protein, which translates to MSSLSASLAAAALVAGLAAAPPAGAYTVTVGSTGTYAYPTDTPAGAFLDKDGTFYFQQSAALYGADGPREWEFYTGADFDSATKSSALSNAVNPAEPRDKNNDTTWRCNTSPTGKEATDPPAGSSYVEKNFCDLVGTWVDPDTGAWYGLVHNEFTPEPFGAYSFSHYDAIDWAVSTDQGHTWSIKGHAITSPYSTKRGDTAAFPNQTFDYGDGDPRLFADPVSGYFYVYYGSRIVPKAGAGGGMVGLAHVARSPMSAKMATGSWQKWYDGKWTQPGVGGKESNMVPTGTTATGYTPPADDYDPANTGNVDQQVAAGQLPPKSDLFVMNIAYDAHLGLYIGEPEVVTGTAPQKFYVTDDLATQKWRLIGDSGAYKSGSWYRWFADDANKTSATIVGKTFRSYCSIACASSDGEYANITVTGTPAASPVDPAKTYRIGSGAGRVLAQVSGSSATTSTTGTPDLAAWTFTATRDGAYRITNAATGQALGVPTSPANRAWGTKPVVTAGSSVGQQWFAVPAQGGGFRLVNRYSGLSLSLSAAADTTPFRAWTGGNRTAAEQTLTFTATGASTVDGTHTVTASGKALDVPAHSTAAGTALVTWTPNGGANQKWVFTHQADGSYRVVNAESGLCLDVADGSSSAGAKVIQWTCTGGANQRWLVGPGYTLKAQHSGLVLTTASTVDGAAVTQQADTGTALQRWALG; encoded by the coding sequence ATGTCATCGCTCAGCGCTTCGCTCGCCGCCGCGGCTCTTGTCGCGGGCCTCGCCGCCGCCCCGCCGGCCGGCGCCTACACCGTCACCGTCGGGTCCACCGGCACGTACGCGTACCCGACCGACACCCCGGCCGGCGCGTTCCTCGACAAGGACGGGACGTTCTACTTCCAGCAGTCGGCCGCCCTCTACGGCGCGGACGGCCCGCGCGAGTGGGAGTTCTACACCGGCGCCGACTTCGACTCGGCGACCAAGTCGAGCGCGCTCAGCAACGCCGTGAACCCGGCCGAGCCCCGCGACAAGAACAACGACACCACCTGGCGCTGCAACACCAGCCCGACCGGGAAGGAAGCGACCGATCCGCCGGCCGGGTCGAGCTACGTGGAGAAGAACTTCTGCGACCTGGTCGGCACCTGGGTCGACCCGGACACCGGCGCCTGGTACGGCCTGGTGCACAACGAGTTCACGCCCGAGCCGTTCGGCGCGTACTCGTTCTCGCACTACGACGCGATCGACTGGGCCGTCTCCACCGACCAGGGTCACACCTGGAGCATCAAGGGCCACGCCATCACCTCGCCGTACAGCACGAAGCGCGGTGACACGGCGGCGTTCCCGAACCAGACCTTCGACTACGGCGACGGCGACCCGCGCCTGTTCGCCGACCCGGTGTCGGGCTACTTCTACGTCTACTACGGCTCGCGGATCGTCCCGAAGGCCGGCGCGGGCGGCGGCATGGTCGGGCTCGCGCACGTCGCCCGCTCGCCGATGTCGGCCAAGATGGCGACCGGCTCGTGGCAGAAGTGGTACGACGGCAAGTGGACACAGCCGGGTGTCGGCGGCAAGGAGAGCAACATGGTGCCCACCGGCACCACCGCCACCGGCTACACGCCGCCCGCCGACGACTACGACCCCGCGAACACCGGCAACGTCGACCAGCAGGTGGCGGCCGGGCAGCTGCCGCCGAAGTCCGACCTGTTCGTCATGAACATCGCCTACGACGCACACCTCGGCCTCTACATCGGCGAGCCCGAGGTGGTCACCGGCACCGCGCCGCAGAAGTTCTACGTCACCGACGACCTGGCCACCCAGAAGTGGCGGCTGATCGGCGACTCCGGCGCCTACAAGTCCGGCTCCTGGTACCGCTGGTTCGCCGACGACGCGAACAAGACCAGCGCCACGATCGTCGGCAAGACGTTCCGGTCGTACTGCTCGATCGCCTGCGCGTCCTCCGACGGCGAGTACGCGAACATCACGGTCACCGGCACGCCCGCCGCGTCCCCGGTGGACCCGGCGAAGACCTACCGCATCGGCAGCGGCGCGGGCCGCGTCCTGGCCCAGGTCTCCGGCAGCTCCGCGACGACGTCGACCACCGGTACCCCGGACCTGGCCGCCTGGACGTTCACCGCGACCAGGGACGGCGCCTACCGGATCACCAACGCGGCCACCGGCCAGGCGCTCGGCGTGCCGACGTCGCCCGCGAACCGCGCCTGGGGCACCAAACCGGTCGTGACGGCGGGATCGTCGGTCGGGCAGCAGTGGTTCGCCGTCCCGGCCCAGGGGGGCGGGTTCCGGCTGGTCAACCGCTACAGCGGACTGTCGCTCAGCCTCTCCGCAGCGGCGGACACGACGCCGTTCCGCGCCTGGACCGGCGGCAACCGGACCGCGGCCGAGCAGACGCTGACGTTCACGGCGACCGGCGCGTCCACTGTGGACGGGACGCACACGGTGACCGCGTCCGGCAAGGCCCTCGACGTCCCGGCCCACTCGACGGCCGCGGGCACGGCGCTGGTGACGTGGACGCCGAACGGCGGCGCCAACCAGAAGTGGGTCTTCACGCACCAGGCCGACGGCAGTTACCGCGTCGTGAACGCCGAATCCGGGCTGTGCCTGGACGTCGCCGACGGCTCTTCGTCGGCGGGCGCGAAGGTGATCCAGTGGACGTGCACGGGCGGCGCCAACCAGCGCTGGCTGGTGGGGCCGGGCTACACGCTCAAGGCGCAGCACAGCGGCCTGGTGCTGACCACGGCGTCCACAGTGGACGGCGCGGCGGTCACGCAGCAGGCCGACACGGGCACGGCGCTGCAGCGCTGGGCGCTCGGCTGA
- a CDS encoding SDR family NAD(P)-dependent oxidoreductase — protein sequence MTNDDAARGLPDLSGTVTCVTGASGTIGRGIALRFAAAGSAVAVHHRRPGAADDVVAAIGDRARAFAADLTDDDACHTMLEAVADWGGRLDALVNNAGVQPVEDLDGLPVEPWRAMLDANLTSAFSCTQAAVRRMGDGGSVTHIASIEARQPAPGHVHYSAAKAALVMHARGAALEYGPRGIRVNTVSPGLIDRPGMDWPEGVERWQRAAPLRRLGTPEDVANACVFLASPLASWITGHDLVVDGGVSARPTW from the coding sequence GTGACGAACGACGACGCGGCTCGCGGCCTGCCCGACCTGTCCGGCACGGTCACCTGCGTCACCGGTGCGTCCGGCACGATCGGCCGCGGGATCGCGCTCCGGTTCGCCGCGGCGGGCAGCGCCGTGGCCGTGCACCACCGGCGTCCCGGCGCGGCCGACGACGTCGTGGCCGCGATCGGCGACCGGGCGCGCGCGTTCGCCGCCGACCTGACCGACGACGACGCCTGCCACACCATGCTCGAGGCCGTCGCGGACTGGGGAGGACGGCTCGACGCGCTCGTGAACAACGCCGGGGTGCAGCCCGTGGAGGACCTCGACGGGCTTCCGGTCGAGCCGTGGCGGGCGATGCTGGACGCCAACCTCACCAGCGCGTTCTCCTGCACCCAGGCGGCGGTCCGGCGGATGGGCGACGGCGGGAGCGTCACGCACATCGCGTCGATCGAAGCCCGGCAGCCCGCGCCCGGGCACGTCCACTACAGCGCGGCGAAGGCGGCGCTGGTGATGCACGCGCGCGGGGCCGCGCTGGAGTACGGGCCGCGCGGGATCCGCGTCAACACGGTGTCGCCGGGGCTGATCGACCGGCCGGGGATGGACTGGCCCGAGGGCGTCGAGCGCTGGCAGCGCGCCGCTCCCCTGAGGCGGCTGGGCACGCCGGAGGACGTCGCGAACGCGTGCGTTTTCCTGGCTTCGCCGCTGGCCTCCTGGATCACCGGCCACGACCTCGTCGTCGACGGCGGCGTCTCGGCCCGGCCCACCTGGTGA
- a CDS encoding sensor histidine kinase, giving the protein MTAGPVEAQFRAAVTRFAGPARAVATGLVGTFGVVATPTGALPLAFGLLALTLVAGAADVFAGRGTAFVLSALRAGAVCACQPWTANLWAINVLTITAITWQWEYPPRLTVPVLAGLLALAGLDEWFLVALRVAVESVLARLAFVLLVRSTARTDTLRAERAALERAETLARDRRRREREYLALLHDTASATFLTVAAGATADPAAVAGYAARDLAILTGQEDAPAELEAGLRAVVADRRSTVDAHWEQVPLIPAAAALALVRAADEAVRNAERHSGAARVALHLAPARAGVMVTISDTGAGFDPTRIPASRRGVRVSLVERMRDAGGTAEIRSSPGAGTTVTLRWPDA; this is encoded by the coding sequence GTGACGGCCGGCCCCGTCGAGGCCCAGTTCCGGGCCGCGGTCACGCGGTTCGCCGGGCCCGCGCGAGCGGTGGCGACCGGGCTCGTCGGCACGTTCGGCGTCGTCGCCACCCCGACCGGCGCGCTCCCGCTGGCCTTCGGCTTGCTGGCGCTGACCCTGGTCGCGGGCGCGGCGGACGTCTTCGCCGGACGCGGGACGGCGTTCGTCCTTTCGGCACTGCGCGCGGGAGCGGTGTGCGCGTGCCAGCCGTGGACGGCGAACCTGTGGGCGATCAACGTCCTGACGATCACGGCGATCACATGGCAGTGGGAGTACCCGCCGCGGCTGACGGTGCCGGTGCTGGCGGGACTGCTGGCGCTCGCCGGCCTGGACGAGTGGTTCCTGGTGGCGCTGCGGGTGGCCGTGGAGAGCGTGCTGGCGCGGCTGGCGTTCGTGCTGCTGGTGCGATCGACGGCCCGCACCGACACGCTGCGCGCCGAACGGGCCGCGCTCGAACGGGCCGAGACCTTGGCCCGCGACCGCCGCCGCCGCGAGCGCGAATACCTGGCCCTGCTGCACGACACGGCGTCGGCGACGTTCCTGACGGTAGCGGCCGGAGCCACCGCCGACCCGGCGGCGGTGGCGGGCTACGCGGCGCGGGACCTGGCGATCCTCACCGGCCAGGAGGACGCCCCGGCCGAACTCGAAGCGGGCTTGCGGGCGGTCGTCGCGGATCGTCGATCCACTGTGGACGCACACTGGGAGCAGGTCCCGCTGATCCCGGCCGCGGCGGCACTGGCCCTGGTGCGCGCGGCGGACGAGGCGGTGCGCAACGCCGAACGCCACTCGGGCGCGGCCCGCGTGGCGCTGCACCTGGCCCCGGCCCGGGCGGGAGTCATGGTGACGATCTCCGACACCGGAGCGGGCTTCGACCCGACGCGGATTCCGGCGTCCCGGCGAGGGGTGCGGGTCTCACTGGTCGAGCGGATGCGCGACGCCGGAGGTACGGCGGAGATCCGCTCGAGCCCCGGCGCGGGCACGACGGTGACGTTGCGGTGGCCCGATGCCTGA
- a CDS encoding response regulator transcription factor, with the protein MVTRVTAVVVDDHPAVRAGVAYWLAGGDPPIDVVADGEDVKVAWLGEGAAADVVILDLHLGGPAPAFGDLRRLAEAGRRVVVYSMRADDDVALQCLELGALCYLTKAEGAGHLVEATRAAALDRPYTPPSLAGALAGDRSEARPALSAREAEVLVEWFQSESKEFVAHRLGISASTVNSHLERIRVKYARIGREAPTKAALVARAIQDGLIGVDDL; encoded by the coding sequence ATGGTTACCCGCGTGACGGCGGTCGTCGTCGACGATCACCCGGCGGTGCGCGCCGGCGTGGCGTACTGGCTGGCGGGCGGCGACCCGCCGATCGACGTCGTGGCCGACGGCGAGGACGTCAAGGTGGCGTGGCTCGGCGAAGGTGCCGCGGCCGACGTCGTGATCCTCGACCTGCACCTCGGCGGGCCGGCGCCCGCGTTCGGCGACCTGCGGCGGCTCGCCGAGGCCGGGCGCCGCGTGGTCGTCTACTCGATGCGCGCCGACGACGACGTCGCGCTGCAGTGCCTCGAACTGGGCGCGCTCTGCTACCTGACGAAGGCCGAGGGCGCCGGGCACCTCGTGGAGGCGACGCGGGCCGCCGCGCTGGACCGGCCCTACACCCCGCCGTCGCTGGCCGGCGCGCTCGCCGGGGACCGCTCGGAGGCGCGGCCCGCGCTCTCGGCCCGGGAGGCCGAGGTGCTCGTCGAGTGGTTCCAGTCGGAGTCGAAGGAGTTCGTCGCGCACCGGCTGGGGATCTCGGCGAGCACGGTGAACTCCCACCTCGAGCGCATCCGCGTCAAGTACGCGCGCATCGGCCGCGAAGCACCGACGAAGGCCGCGCTCGTCGCGCGCGCCATCCAGGACGGCCTGATCGGCGTCGACGACCTGTGA
- a CDS encoding ketoacyl-ACP synthase III family protein, translated as MLLDDLYLNGIGCDVGALIPVSAPLAAGEFTPDDAARTGQLSTAVAERPGPELAVRAGRQALAQARATTGEPVWPSLCLHAGIYHSGIDFWHAASYVRDQLGVGAGPGLTLELGAMSNSLVAGIDVAASVLRGRPDHEAALITAGDRFGAPGFPHWSTDIGIVYGDAGSAVVLTRRPGLARIRAIASYTDPSLEGLQRGDEPFRPASVAAHRGIDIRRRKRQWLSRQGGPAHVATRNGDAVTTVVKTALSDAGIDLPDVAKICAPHYGRRLVETQVLRPLGITEDRTMTEFGLRVGHLGASDQIVAFDRLLASGEVGPGDTVLLLGIGVGMTWTAVVLELC; from the coding sequence ATGCTGCTCGATGACTTGTACCTCAACGGAATCGGCTGTGACGTCGGCGCGTTGATCCCGGTCTCGGCGCCGCTCGCGGCCGGCGAGTTCACCCCCGACGACGCCGCCCGCACCGGGCAGCTGTCCACCGCGGTCGCCGAACGCCCCGGCCCCGAACTGGCCGTCCGGGCCGGGCGCCAGGCGCTGGCACAGGCGCGCGCCACGACCGGCGAGCCGGTCTGGCCGAGCCTGTGCCTGCACGCCGGGATCTACCACTCCGGCATCGACTTCTGGCACGCCGCGTCGTACGTGCGCGACCAGCTGGGGGTCGGCGCCGGGCCGGGCCTGACGCTGGAGCTCGGCGCGATGAGCAACAGCCTGGTCGCCGGGATCGACGTCGCGGCCAGCGTGCTGCGCGGCCGCCCGGACCACGAAGCCGCGCTCATCACCGCGGGCGACCGGTTCGGCGCGCCCGGGTTCCCGCACTGGAGCACGGACATCGGGATCGTGTACGGCGACGCGGGCAGCGCCGTGGTGCTGACCCGGCGGCCGGGCCTCGCCCGGATCCGGGCGATCGCGTCGTACACCGACCCGTCGCTGGAAGGCCTGCAGCGCGGGGACGAGCCGTTCCGCCCGGCGAGCGTCGCGGCCCACCGCGGCATCGACATCCGCCGCCGCAAACGCCAGTGGCTCAGCCGGCAGGGCGGCCCGGCGCACGTCGCGACGCGCAACGGCGACGCCGTCACCACGGTCGTCAAGACAGCGCTTTCCGACGCCGGGATCGACCTGCCGGACGTCGCGAAGATCTGCGCGCCGCACTACGGCAGGCGGCTGGTGGAGACGCAGGTCCTGCGTCCGCTCGGCATCACCGAGGACCGCACGATGACGGAGTTCGGGCTGCGGGTGGGCCACCTGGGCGCGAGCGACCAGATCGTCGCGTTCGACCGGCTGCTGGCGAGCGGCGAGGTCGGCCCGGGCGACACGGTGCTGCTGCTGGGCATCGGCGTGGGCATGACGTGGACCGCGGTGGTCCTGGAACTCTGCTGA
- a CDS encoding SGNH/GDSL hydrolase family protein, whose protein sequence is MPRRTWSSRLLDVSAKVVPGIGRVRAQKEPFARAWASGNRVALESGLPLWVALGDSMTQGIGARDVDGGWVPRLNARLGEPFAVVNLSASGARVQDVLDDQLPRLPATPALVTVLVGANDMLTRGRRRDVPARFEALLDRLPPGRSVVATLPQGNPQALAVNALIDRAGAAGRIDVADLRGPALGPLRGSLADDWFHPNDVGYERMAGLFEAPVRACLARYPGSRS, encoded by the coding sequence GTGCCGCGTCGGACGTGGTCGAGCCGCCTGCTCGACGTCTCGGCCAAGGTGGTGCCCGGCATCGGCCGGGTCCGCGCCCAGAAGGAACCGTTCGCCCGAGCGTGGGCCTCGGGCAACCGCGTAGCGCTCGAATCCGGCCTGCCGCTGTGGGTGGCGCTGGGCGACTCGATGACCCAGGGCATCGGCGCCCGCGACGTCGACGGCGGCTGGGTCCCGCGCCTCAACGCCCGCCTCGGCGAGCCGTTCGCCGTCGTCAACCTGTCAGCGTCCGGCGCGCGGGTCCAGGACGTCCTCGACGACCAGCTCCCGCGCCTCCCGGCCACCCCGGCCCTGGTCACCGTGCTGGTGGGCGCGAACGACATGCTCACCCGGGGCCGCCGCCGCGACGTCCCGGCCCGGTTCGAGGCGTTGCTGGACCGGCTCCCGCCGGGGCGCTCGGTCGTCGCCACGCTGCCGCAGGGCAACCCGCAGGCCTTGGCGGTCAACGCCTTGATCGACCGAGCGGGCGCGGCCGGCCGGATCGACGTCGCCGACCTGCGCGGCCCGGCGCTGGGCCCGCTGCGCGGCAGCCTGGCCGACGACTGGTTCCACCCGAACGACGTCGGCTACGAGCGGATGGCGGGGCTCTTCGAGGCCCCGGTCCGCGCCTGCCTGGCCCGCTACCCCGGCTCCCGGTCGTGA
- a CDS encoding alpha/beta hydrolase, with protein MRLRDRLAAMVMHGTARWTVRYGDNLRFAGTDLPPPGVVRVPTRHGPVRVHVYRPAAGSDGAYVHFHGGAWLMRYPEMDDWWCRYVAATAGVTVYNVDYRCGPYVAFPVAQHQCFDVASWIASDGVAVGGFSSGGGLAAAVCLQARDAGGWRPRLQVLGVPALDLATDPDPAAGGMISPGLRGLVRRVYFPDPAGRRHPYASPLLADDLTGLPRAVVLTAERDALRADGENYVARLRAAGVEVLHDRTPGVDHYFLTEDPERARTTMALVAAEIARAVA; from the coding sequence ATGAGGCTCCGGGACCGGCTCGCGGCGATGGTCATGCACGGCACCGCGCGGTGGACCGTGCGCTACGGCGACAACCTGCGCTTCGCCGGGACGGACCTCCCGCCACCCGGCGTCGTGCGCGTGCCGACCCGGCACGGCCCGGTGAGGGTGCACGTCTACCGCCCCGCTGCCGGATCCGACGGCGCGTATGTCCACTTCCACGGCGGGGCCTGGCTGATGCGGTACCCGGAGATGGACGACTGGTGGTGCCGCTACGTCGCCGCCACGGCCGGCGTCACGGTGTATAACGTCGATTACCGCTGCGGTCCGTACGTCGCGTTCCCGGTGGCGCAGCACCAGTGTTTCGACGTCGCGTCCTGGATCGCCTCGGACGGGGTCGCCGTCGGCGGATTCTCGTCCGGTGGCGGTCTCGCGGCGGCCGTCTGCCTGCAGGCGCGCGACGCCGGCGGGTGGCGGCCGCGTCTGCAGGTGCTGGGTGTGCCCGCGCTGGACCTCGCCACCGACCCGGACCCGGCGGCGGGCGGGATGATCTCGCCCGGGCTGCGCGGCCTCGTCCGCCGGGTCTACTTCCCCGATCCCGCGGGCAGGCGGCATCCGTACGCGTCCCCGCTGCTGGCCGACGACCTCACGGGGCTGCCGCGGGCGGTGGTGCTGACCGCCGAACGGGACGCCCTGCGCGCCGACGGCGAGAACTACGTCGCCCGGCTTCGCGCGGCGGGCGTCGAGGTGCTGCACGACCGGACGCCGGGGGTGGACCACTACTTCCTGACCGAGGACCCGGAGCGCGCCCGCACCACGATGGCCCTGGTGGCCGCGGAAATCGCCCGCGCGGTCGCATAA